From a region of the Agromyces ramosus genome:
- a CDS encoding class I SAM-dependent methyltransferase — MSRHEHESSDAEAAEMFEPSSWEERYSGERKVWSGKPNPQLVAEASVLTPGTALDVGCGEGGDVIWLAQHGWKVTGADFSANGLARAARHAEEAGVADRTDWWQVDARTFDADGRSYDLVTTHFLHPPDGGMVEVTRRLAQAVAPGGHLLVVGHAPSGVFTHLSASHRNAMFLAEELLPALPDDFDVLVAEQRPRAMLREGATVDVHDATLLARRRP, encoded by the coding sequence ATGAGCCGGCACGAACACGAATCCAGCGACGCCGAGGCGGCCGAGATGTTCGAGCCGTCGAGCTGGGAGGAGCGGTACTCGGGTGAACGGAAGGTGTGGAGCGGCAAGCCCAACCCGCAACTCGTCGCCGAGGCATCCGTACTGACTCCCGGCACGGCCCTCGACGTCGGCTGCGGCGAGGGCGGCGACGTCATCTGGCTGGCGCAACACGGGTGGAAGGTCACCGGCGCCGACTTCTCGGCCAACGGCCTGGCCCGCGCGGCCCGGCATGCCGAGGAGGCCGGAGTCGCCGACCGCACCGACTGGTGGCAGGTCGACGCCCGCACCTTCGATGCCGACGGCCGTTCGTACGACCTCGTCACCACGCACTTCCTGCATCCACCCGACGGCGGCATGGTCGAGGTGACTCGCCGGCTCGCGCAGGCGGTTGCGCCCGGCGGACACCTCCTCGTGGTCGGGCATGCGCCGTCGGGCGTGTTCACGCACCTCTCGGCGAGTCATCGCAACGCGATGTTCCTCGCCGAAGAGCTGCTGCCCGCCCTGCCCGACGACTTCGACGTGCTCGTGGCCGAGCAGCGGCCGCGAGCGATGCTGCGCGAGGGCGCAACGGTCGACGTGCACGACGCCACCCTGCTCGCACGCCGGCGGCCGTGA
- a CDS encoding serine hydrolase domain-containing protein: MRILRRAITVVAVLVLVAIAAFTGVYLWQQPILMTATGYAAHNACAVTTVAGRDDSATDLPPNPLVPYLQVDVDGDTTTGSLPASLARQRAWYAEGFGCTLADERPEFGEATPISGDGNPFSDAPTPTPDPAVDEAIARAFGDDLPEADAAALGTRAVVVVNDGELVAERYADGFDATTPQLGWSMSKSVASLLTGVLVRQGVVSLDDDRLRPEWTDERADITVEDLLRMTGGLEWDETYDLGTPITRMLYLEGDMGAYVAGQPLAHEPGTVQQYSSGSTNVLCSVLAERTGLGADLPREALLEPLGLSSAVFEPDAAGTPVCSSYLWATPRDWAAVGQFALQNGEWNGEQLLPDDWMSQSLTVTDAEETDDPGYGMGWRVNPMPDGTVRWPGLPEDAFSANGHDGQRVTVVPSEGLVVVRLGFTPGGVEDASVTQLVEDVIAALG; the protein is encoded by the coding sequence GTGCGCATACTCCGCAGGGCGATCACCGTCGTCGCAGTCCTCGTGCTCGTGGCCATCGCGGCGTTCACGGGCGTGTACCTCTGGCAGCAGCCGATCCTCATGACCGCCACGGGCTACGCCGCCCACAATGCCTGCGCCGTCACCACGGTGGCCGGGCGCGACGACTCCGCGACCGACCTGCCACCGAACCCGCTCGTGCCCTACCTGCAGGTCGACGTCGACGGCGACACGACCACCGGCTCGCTCCCGGCCTCGCTCGCACGGCAGCGGGCCTGGTACGCCGAGGGCTTCGGCTGCACGCTCGCCGACGAGCGTCCCGAATTCGGCGAGGCGACGCCGATCTCAGGCGACGGCAACCCGTTCAGTGACGCGCCGACGCCGACGCCCGATCCCGCCGTCGACGAGGCCATCGCGCGTGCCTTCGGTGACGATCTCCCCGAAGCGGATGCCGCGGCGCTCGGCACCCGCGCGGTCGTGGTCGTGAACGACGGCGAACTCGTCGCCGAGCGGTACGCCGACGGGTTCGATGCCACGACGCCCCAGCTCGGCTGGTCGATGTCGAAGAGCGTCGCGAGTCTGCTGACGGGAGTGCTCGTGAGGCAGGGCGTCGTCTCGCTCGACGACGACCGGCTGCGCCCGGAGTGGACCGACGAGCGCGCCGACATCACCGTCGAAGACCTGCTGCGCATGACGGGCGGCCTCGAGTGGGACGAGACCTACGACCTCGGAACCCCCATCACCCGCATGCTCTACCTCGAGGGCGACATGGGCGCCTACGTCGCCGGGCAGCCGCTCGCGCATGAGCCGGGCACCGTGCAGCAGTACTCGAGCGGCAGCACCAACGTGCTCTGCTCGGTGCTCGCCGAGCGCACCGGCCTCGGAGCCGACCTGCCCCGCGAGGCCCTGCTCGAGCCGCTGGGGCTCTCGTCGGCGGTATTCGAGCCGGACGCCGCGGGCACGCCGGTGTGCTCGTCGTACCTCTGGGCGACCCCGCGCGACTGGGCGGCCGTCGGCCAGTTCGCGCTGCAGAACGGCGAGTGGAACGGCGAGCAGCTCCTGCCCGACGACTGGATGTCGCAGAGCCTCACCGTCACCGACGCCGAGGAGACCGACGACCCCGGCTACGGCATGGGATGGCGCGTCAACCCGATGCCCGACGGCACCGTGCGGTGGCCCGGCCTGCCCGAGGACGCATTCTCGGCGAACGGCCACGACGGCCAGCGCGTCACCGTCGTGCCGTCGGAAGGACTCGTCGTCGTGCGCCTCGGGTTCACGCCCGGGGGAGTCGAGGACGCGTCGGTCACGCAGCTCGTCGAGGACGTCATCGCCGCGCTCGGCTGA
- a CDS encoding DNA-formamidopyrimidine glycosylase family protein: MPESPEVQALVEELGTRLTGRAVSDVDVLEFRVTKTRARPPSSLVGERVTAAKRHGKLVEFEFEGSQHLVVSLGRHGWARWRDGDGNGNAVGYDPAVTGAADADAGPAPALVSVEFDDGSALEFTDAGGWVSLGFWVVDDPAEVPAVAKLGPDPADPEFSRADFDRALGGRRKQVKAVLQEQESLAGIGNAYSDEILHAAKISPVVHAAALTGAELDRLFDATVGTITSAIDARRGIPIDQLKATKVAAMQAHGRAGETCPVCGDTIRDFSFASTTAQYCPTCQTGGAELALREA, from the coding sequence ATGCCTGAGTCGCCTGAGGTGCAAGCGCTCGTCGAAGAGCTCGGCACGCGATTGACCGGCCGCGCGGTCAGCGACGTCGACGTGCTCGAGTTCCGCGTGACCAAGACCCGCGCGAGGCCGCCCTCGTCGCTCGTCGGCGAACGGGTGACCGCCGCGAAGCGGCATGGCAAGCTCGTCGAGTTCGAGTTCGAGGGGTCGCAGCACCTCGTGGTGTCGCTCGGCAGGCACGGCTGGGCTCGGTGGCGCGACGGCGATGGCAACGGCAACGCAGTCGGCTACGACCCGGCCGTGACCGGAGCGGCCGACGCAGATGCCGGCCCCGCGCCGGCGCTCGTCTCCGTCGAGTTCGACGACGGCAGCGCCCTCGAGTTCACGGATGCCGGTGGCTGGGTGTCACTCGGCTTCTGGGTGGTCGACGACCCTGCCGAGGTGCCGGCCGTCGCCAAGCTCGGACCCGACCCCGCCGACCCCGAGTTCTCTCGGGCCGACTTCGACCGCGCCCTCGGCGGCCGTCGCAAGCAGGTCAAGGCGGTGCTGCAGGAGCAGGAGTCGCTCGCCGGCATCGGCAACGCGTACTCCGACGAGATCCTGCACGCGGCCAAGATCTCGCCCGTCGTGCACGCGGCCGCGCTGACCGGCGCAGAGCTCGACCGGCTCTTCGACGCGACGGTGGGCACCATCACCTCCGCGATCGACGCGCGCCGGGGCATCCCGATCGATCAGCTCAAGGCGACGAAGGTCGCGGCGATGCAGGCGCACGGCAGGGCGGGCGAGACCTGCCCGGTCTGCGGCGACACGATCCGCGACTTCTCCTTCGCGAGCACCACGGCCCAGTACTGCCCGACGTGCCAGACCGGCGGCGCCGAGCTCGCGTTGCGCGAGGCGTAG
- a CDS encoding glyoxalase — protein MNSIDSITLEVADIAAAQRFYDAAFGLGDLLRFRASDAPSSGFRGFTLSLIVAQPSTVSSLIDSAVAAGATTLKPVEKSLWGYGGSVQAPDGTIWKVATSAKKDTGPATRDIDRIVLLLGAEDVGASKRIYVDRGLTVGKTFGSYVDFAMPTSPIGLGLYKRRALAKDAGVPPEGSGSHRIIVNSGAESFTDPDGFTWQPAAVSSLARPVG, from the coding sequence ATGAACTCCATCGACTCCATCACCCTCGAGGTGGCCGACATCGCGGCCGCCCAACGCTTCTACGACGCCGCCTTCGGGCTCGGCGACCTGCTCCGCTTTCGGGCATCGGATGCCCCGAGCTCGGGCTTCCGCGGATTCACCCTCTCGCTCATCGTGGCGCAGCCCTCGACCGTCAGCAGCTTGATCGACTCGGCGGTCGCCGCCGGCGCCACCACGCTCAAGCCCGTCGAGAAGTCCCTCTGGGGCTACGGCGGCTCCGTGCAGGCGCCCGACGGCACGATCTGGAAGGTCGCGACCTCGGCGAAGAAGGACACCGGCCCGGCCACGCGCGACATCGACAGGATCGTGCTCCTGCTCGGCGCCGAAGACGTCGGCGCGAGCAAGCGCATCTACGTCGACCGCGGACTCACGGTCGGCAAGACCTTCGGCAGCTACGTCGACTTCGCCATGCCGACGAGCCCGATCGGCCTAGGGCTCTACAAGCGCCGTGCCCTCGCGAAGGACGCGGGCGTGCCGCCCGAGGGCAGCGGATCGCACCGCATCATCGTCAACAGCGGCGCCGAGTCCTTCACCGACCCCGACGGGTTCACGTGGCAGCCTGCAGCGGTGAGCTCGCTGGCCCGGCCGGTCGGGTAG
- a CDS encoding MFS transporter encodes MSSTRITFIAVATSFTAVASLQSLIIPVLTTIGTDIGADAIGQTWMLTAWLISAAVATPLLGRAGDLVGRRRMYLLALGAVAVGSLLSAFAPNLTVMLIARILQGLGAAVFPLGFGLVRDAFPATRLAGAIGALSAIMAVGSGLGTVIAGPVAAAIGWRGLFALPLVLATAGLALGYFGLSRSAARSTGRINVLAAVLLSGWLVALLLPLSSGNQWGWGSPLVIALFVAAAGLAAAWVTVEVRSRTPLVDMRMMRLPAVWTTNLTALLTGAAMFGVWAYLPRLAETPTASGYGLGVDASTAGLIMLPMLVTMASVGFIAGPLSRVLPFAAQLTIGALVSGAASLSIALFHGDVLQLAAAAAALGLGTGLVTSSTPNLIVRSVPADQVGIATGMNANIRTIGGAIGTTVFAAAIGATLGAGGLPAESGYVAAFVIGAVLAVAGGVVPFLGRSRTVRPAARMIPVVESPLEEIAEAA; translated from the coding sequence TTGTCCAGTACTCGCATCACCTTCATCGCGGTGGCCACGAGCTTCACCGCCGTCGCAAGTCTCCAATCGCTCATCATCCCCGTCCTCACCACGATCGGCACCGACATCGGCGCCGACGCGATCGGCCAGACCTGGATGCTGACCGCCTGGCTCATCTCGGCTGCGGTCGCTACACCGCTGCTGGGCCGCGCCGGCGACCTCGTCGGCCGGCGCCGGATGTACCTCCTGGCGCTCGGCGCGGTCGCGGTCGGCTCCCTCCTCTCGGCGTTCGCACCGAACCTCACCGTCATGCTGATCGCGCGCATCCTGCAGGGGCTCGGCGCCGCCGTCTTCCCGCTCGGCTTCGGGCTCGTCCGCGACGCCTTCCCGGCGACCCGCCTCGCCGGTGCGATCGGCGCCCTCTCGGCGATCATGGCGGTCGGCAGCGGGCTCGGCACGGTCATCGCCGGTCCCGTCGCCGCCGCCATCGGATGGCGCGGGCTCTTCGCCTTGCCGTTGGTGCTCGCCACCGCCGGGCTCGCACTGGGGTACTTCGGCCTGTCTCGCTCAGCCGCCCGCTCCACCGGACGGATCAACGTGCTCGCCGCGGTGCTCCTCTCAGGGTGGCTGGTCGCGTTGCTGCTGCCGCTCAGCTCGGGCAATCAGTGGGGGTGGGGATCGCCTCTCGTGATCGCCCTCTTCGTCGCGGCGGCCGGCCTCGCTGCCGCCTGGGTCACCGTCGAGGTGCGCTCGCGCACGCCGCTCGTCGACATGCGCATGATGCGGTTGCCCGCCGTGTGGACCACGAATCTCACCGCCCTGCTGACCGGCGCGGCGATGTTCGGCGTGTGGGCGTACCTGCCGCGACTTGCCGAGACACCGACCGCCAGCGGCTACGGCCTCGGCGTCGACGCGAGCACCGCCGGCCTCATCATGCTCCCGATGCTCGTGACCATGGCGTCGGTCGGCTTCATCGCCGGCCCGCTCAGTCGGGTACTGCCGTTCGCCGCGCAGCTCACGATCGGCGCGCTCGTGTCGGGCGCCGCGTCGCTGTCGATCGCCCTGTTCCACGGCGATGTCCTGCAGCTCGCTGCCGCGGCCGCGGCGCTCGGACTCGGCACGGGCCTGGTCACCTCGTCGACTCCGAACCTCATCGTGCGCAGCGTGCCGGCCGACCAGGTGGGCATCGCCACCGGCATGAACGCGAACATCCGCACCATCGGCGGCGCGATCGGCACCACGGTGTTCGCTGCGGCGATCGGGGCGACCCTCGGGGCCGGCGGCTTGCCCGCCGAGTCGGGCTATGTCGCAGCGTTCGTCATCGGCGCGGTGCTCGCGGTCGCCGGCGGCGTCGTGCCGTTCCTCGGCCGGAGTCGCACGGTCCGGCCGGCGGCGCGCATGATCCCGGTCGTCGAGTCTCCGCTCGAGGAGATCGCCGAAGCGGCCTGA
- a CDS encoding TetR/AcrR family transcriptional regulator, with protein sequence MTDPALSALLDERRPTRSDARRNFDALIEAGRDAFAEHGVDASLEDIARRAGVGIATLYRNFPTRDLLVEAVYLDEVAGVASFAEDLGDLPPFDALAAWLRRFADYVSRKRVLLDGLNRDSELLQTCREVMYQSGEPLLRRAQSAGLVRADIGIDDAVRLVAGVASVAFPSPEQRERVVDMALDGLRAR encoded by the coding sequence ATGACCGACCCAGCGCTCAGCGCCCTGCTCGACGAGCGCCGGCCGACGCGTTCTGATGCGCGGCGCAATTTCGACGCCCTCATCGAGGCCGGACGTGACGCATTCGCCGAGCACGGGGTCGACGCATCCCTCGAGGACATCGCCCGCAGGGCCGGCGTCGGCATCGCGACGCTCTACCGCAACTTCCCGACGCGCGACTTGCTCGTCGAGGCGGTGTACCTCGACGAGGTGGCCGGTGTCGCGTCGTTCGCCGAAGACCTCGGCGATCTGCCGCCGTTCGACGCGCTCGCCGCCTGGCTGCGCCGCTTCGCCGACTACGTGAGCCGCAAGCGCGTGCTGCTCGACGGCCTGAACCGCGATTCCGAGCTGCTGCAGACCTGTCGCGAGGTCATGTACCAGTCGGGCGAGCCGTTGCTGCGACGCGCGCAGTCCGCCGGCCTCGTTCGTGCCGACATCGGCATCGACGACGCCGTGCGCCTGGTCGCCGGCGTGGCGAGCGTCGCGTTCCCGAGCCCCGAGCAGCGTGAACGGGTCGTCGACATGGCACTCGATGGGCTGCGTGCCCGCTGA
- a CDS encoding glyoxalase, translating to MNSIDCITLEVADTTAAERFYEAAFGLGDLVRVRASDAATTGFRGFTLSLVVSQPSTVNGLIDSAVAAGAATLKSAEKSLWGYGGVVQAPDGTIWQLVTSAKKDTGPDARTIDEVVLLLGAGDVGASKRFYVDRGLTVGKGFGNYVDFSMPSSPVGLGLYKRRALAKVAGVDAEGSGSHRLVINGGAEPFTDPDGFAWEPA from the coding sequence ATGAACTCCATCGACTGCATCACCCTCGAAGTGGCTGACACCACGGCGGCCGAACGCTTCTACGAAGCCGCGTTCGGTCTGGGCGACCTGGTGCGTGTGCGGGCGTCGGATGCCGCGACCACGGGCTTCCGCGGGTTCACGCTGTCGCTCGTGGTGTCGCAGCCCTCGACCGTCAACGGCCTGATCGACTCGGCGGTCGCCGCCGGTGCCGCCACGCTGAAGTCGGCCGAGAAGTCGCTGTGGGGCTACGGCGGCGTGGTGCAGGCCCCCGACGGCACGATCTGGCAGCTGGTCACGTCGGCGAAGAAGGACACCGGCCCCGATGCCCGCACGATCGACGAGGTCGTGCTCCTGCTGGGCGCCGGCGACGTGGGCGCGAGCAAGCGGTTCTACGTCGACCGGGGACTCACCGTCGGCAAGGGCTTCGGCAACTACGTCGACTTCTCGATGCCGTCGAGCCCGGTCGGTCTCGGGCTCTACAAGCGCCGCGCCCTCGCCAAGGTCGCCGGCGTCGACGCCGAGGGGAGCGGATCCCACCGCTTGGTCATCAACGGCGGCGCGGAGCCGTTCACCGACCCCGACGGATTCGCGTGGGAGCCCGCATAA
- a CDS encoding SDR family oxidoreductase, whose product MTTLQGAVVLVTGANGGLGTEFVQQALERGAAKVYATARTPREWSDDRVVALALDVTDAASIAEAASIAADTTVVVNNAGALAPSTMLDADLGEVRALFETNVFGPLAVAQAFAPVLIANGGGALVDIHSALSWHAAGNAYSATKAAFWSVTNSLRLELAPHGTQVVGVHLGYTDTPMIADLDVPKGRPDDIVRRVYDGVESGEHEVLADDTAVYVKSVLSRPVVEQYPQLAAS is encoded by the coding sequence ATGACCACGTTGCAAGGAGCCGTCGTGCTCGTCACCGGAGCGAACGGCGGACTCGGCACCGAGTTCGTGCAGCAGGCCCTCGAGCGCGGCGCCGCGAAGGTGTACGCGACGGCGCGCACCCCACGGGAGTGGAGCGACGACCGAGTGGTGGCACTCGCCCTCGACGTGACGGATGCCGCGTCGATCGCCGAGGCCGCCTCCATCGCCGCCGACACCACCGTCGTCGTGAACAACGCCGGCGCGCTGGCACCGTCGACGATGCTCGACGCCGACCTCGGCGAGGTGCGGGCCTTGTTCGAGACCAACGTGTTCGGACCACTCGCCGTGGCGCAGGCGTTCGCGCCGGTGCTGATCGCGAACGGCGGCGGCGCGCTCGTCGATATCCACTCCGCGCTCAGCTGGCACGCCGCGGGCAACGCCTACAGCGCGACCAAGGCGGCGTTCTGGTCGGTGACGAACTCGCTCCGTCTCGAGCTCGCGCCGCACGGCACGCAGGTCGTCGGCGTGCACCTGGGCTACACCGACACGCCCATGATCGCCGATCTCGACGTGCCGAAGGGTCGCCCCGACGACATCGTGCGACGCGTCTACGACGGCGTCGAGTCGGGGGAGCACGAAGTGCTCGCCGACGACACCGCCGTGTACGTGAAGAGCGTGCTGTCGCGGCCGGTCGTCGAGCAGTACCCGCAGCTCGCGGCGAGCTGA
- a CDS encoding NUDIX hydrolase produces MNAITDARSELAALCERGLEWYPDVPRQSTDAPSARPAAVLVLFGVLDSVPSRTGGAVARDLDVLLLRRAATLGSHAGQIAFPGGRLEASDDGPIAAAIREAGEETGVDPDGIEPLGTLPPMPVPVSNHVVTPVPAWWTRPSQVAAVDHDESVDVFRVPVADLLEPANRANTQHTVGTQTFRSPAFTVGGRIVWGFTALVLARMFDELGWSEPWDPERIVERDDLAR; encoded by the coding sequence CTGAACGCCATCACCGATGCTCGCTCCGAGCTCGCCGCCCTCTGCGAGCGGGGCCTCGAGTGGTACCCCGACGTGCCACGGCAGTCGACGGATGCCCCGAGCGCGCGCCCCGCTGCCGTGCTCGTGCTGTTCGGGGTGCTCGACTCCGTGCCTTCCCGAACCGGTGGGGCGGTCGCTCGCGATCTCGACGTGCTGCTGCTCCGGCGTGCGGCGACCCTCGGCAGCCACGCGGGGCAGATCGCCTTTCCGGGTGGCCGGCTCGAGGCATCCGACGACGGACCCATCGCGGCCGCGATCCGTGAGGCGGGCGAGGAGACCGGGGTCGACCCCGACGGAATCGAGCCGCTCGGAACGCTGCCGCCGATGCCGGTTCCCGTGAGCAACCACGTCGTCACGCCGGTGCCGGCGTGGTGGACGCGCCCGTCGCAGGTGGCGGCGGTCGACCACGACGAGTCGGTCGACGTGTTCCGGGTGCCCGTCGCCGACCTGCTGGAGCCGGCCAACCGGGCGAACACGCAGCACACCGTCGGCACGCAGACGTTCCGCTCGCCGGCGTTCACGGTGGGCGGCCGCATCGTGTGGGGGTTCACGGCGCTCGTGCTCGCGCGCATGTTCGACGAGCTCGGGTGGTCGGAGCCTTGGGATCCCGAGCGCATCGTCGAGCGCGACGACCTGGCGCGTTGA
- a CDS encoding carbohydrate ABC transporter permease, protein MTASATSTGATSKQAPLPARRDALGSARVTTRRRHLSDRRGALASTVLYVVLIVATVLSLLPAFWVMVSSFKTAAQINTGEGFWPTPLTVQGYIDAFTQIHLQEYIFNSLLYAIGGTIGALVVAFLAAYPLARFDFRGKAFLNVTFALALAVPLVGLATPVFFIVRELGLFDSKIGLVILYAALQFPFTFVVLRSFLQSIPPELEEAAMMDGAGYFTILGRVVLPLSRPAIATVSVVAFVQIWNEFFFANLLTVSAENQSVQLALAAFKSQFGFNITGALAGATIVMLVPIILFLVLQRQVIEGLTAGAVKS, encoded by the coding sequence ATGACCGCAAGCGCAACTTCCACTGGCGCGACTTCCAAGCAGGCACCGCTTCCCGCTCGACGAGATGCGCTGGGCTCCGCCAGGGTGACGACTCGGCGGCGACATCTCTCGGATCGGCGAGGAGCGCTCGCCTCGACAGTCCTCTACGTGGTCCTCATCGTGGCGACCGTGCTCTCTCTCCTTCCCGCGTTCTGGGTGATGGTCTCAAGCTTCAAGACCGCAGCTCAGATCAACACGGGCGAGGGGTTCTGGCCCACTCCCCTCACAGTTCAGGGTTACATCGACGCGTTCACCCAGATTCATCTCCAGGAGTACATCTTCAACTCCCTCCTGTACGCGATCGGCGGGACCATCGGAGCGCTCGTCGTCGCGTTCCTCGCCGCCTACCCTCTCGCGCGATTCGACTTCCGCGGGAAGGCATTCCTCAACGTCACCTTCGCGCTGGCACTCGCTGTCCCGCTCGTCGGCCTGGCTACCCCGGTATTCTTCATCGTCCGCGAGCTCGGTCTCTTCGATTCGAAGATCGGCCTCGTTATCCTCTACGCGGCGTTGCAGTTCCCGTTCACCTTCGTGGTGCTCCGATCGTTCCTGCAGTCGATTCCCCCGGAACTCGAGGAAGCGGCCATGATGGACGGCGCCGGGTACTTCACGATCCTCGGTCGTGTTGTCCTGCCGCTGTCGCGCCCAGCCATCGCAACGGTGTCCGTGGTCGCGTTCGTCCAAATCTGGAACGAGTTCTTCTTCGCCAACCTCCTGACCGTCTCCGCTGAGAATCAGAGCGTCCAGCTTGCGCTCGCTGCGTTCAAATCGCAGTTCGGGTTCAACATCACCGGCGCCTTGGCGGGTGCGACGATCGTCATGCTGGTGCCGATCATCCTGTTTCTCGTGCTTCAACGGCAGGTCATCGAGGGCCTCACCGCCGGAGCCGTCAAGTCCTGA
- a CDS encoding carbohydrate ABC transporter permease, producing the protein MRFSAFLSVAPAAILFGTFFAVPLVVLIATSFTSWSGRSLEIVGFENYQRMITDPVFAKALGNTLFYLAIGVFVQVPLGVGVGIVLALKLRGWKTFRTLLFIPFVISGAAYALIFSMFYNPRSGLLNSILASIRISGRDWLFDSETARWAVAGTFAFILGFVMIVIMAEIASIPRELYEAARVDGASELQQQFLITLPLLRNAIGTCVLIRVLADIGMFDLVFILTAGGPDDATVSLALYAYRAYLQGDWGYANAVGTVIIGVGAILIILVRRLFRIGDR; encoded by the coding sequence ATGCGCTTCTCAGCGTTCCTCTCCGTCGCCCCCGCAGCGATCCTCTTCGGAACGTTCTTCGCGGTACCCCTCGTGGTCCTCATCGCGACGTCCTTTACATCATGGAGCGGGCGGTCCCTGGAGATCGTGGGCTTCGAGAACTACCAGCGGATGATCACGGACCCCGTGTTCGCGAAGGCGCTCGGAAACACGCTCTTCTACCTCGCCATCGGCGTCTTCGTCCAGGTACCGCTCGGTGTTGGGGTGGGGATCGTCCTCGCCCTGAAGCTGCGCGGCTGGAAGACGTTCCGGACTCTGCTCTTCATCCCGTTCGTGATATCCGGCGCCGCGTATGCGCTCATCTTCTCGATGTTCTACAACCCACGATCCGGGTTGCTGAACAGCATCCTCGCCTCGATCAGGATCAGCGGCCGGGACTGGCTGTTCGACAGCGAGACCGCCCGCTGGGCCGTTGCCGGGACCTTCGCGTTCATTCTCGGCTTCGTGATGATCGTGATCATGGCCGAGATCGCCTCGATCCCGCGGGAGCTGTACGAAGCGGCGCGTGTCGATGGGGCCAGCGAGCTGCAACAGCAATTTCTGATCACGTTGCCCCTACTCCGCAACGCGATCGGCACATGCGTGCTCATCCGCGTACTCGCAGACATCGGCATGTTCGACCTCGTGTTCATCCTCACCGCCGGCGGGCCAGACGACGCGACCGTCTCCCTTGCGCTGTACGCATACCGTGCGTATCTCCAGGGCGACTGGGGTTACGCAAACGCCGTAGGGACCGTGATCATCGGAGTCGGTGCAATCCTGATCATTCTGGTCCGCCGGCTCTTCCGAATCGGAGATCGTTGA
- a CDS encoding ABC transporter substrate-binding protein, translated as MTHSKFGRAVVIATIAAGSMTLGACNASGTEDAAGEIVITCATCQESPTDPFLQYNYEAAQRFNEEFEGTYRIETLSNANAGSGDERLQYYQRLALADDLPDVFQLNSAEIAALSETGSLHDFTDDLASDSAWADSFQPGTFDALTGAGGEVWAIPQQRDPIGIYYNKDLWAEAGYDELPSTWNEFEDGARAIAATGTIPLALDGDWATMLMWTNLIGTAPGGQDFLTEGIAGSNYVDDEAAYNATERLRDWHVEGLVNSDAFSGEFQNAAAAYLSGSAATVPNGPWFVKTNLQGDAAIDGLYESTGYSVSPGWDDGQGLVVVSGAGWVSGTEDQTELEAVLAFLRFVSSEEEVIVQAEQTGANPAVIVDEKALEAADLEPLSSALVTASNDVAQTYPHVRVHGPAGFGNAWKNLWPAYVQGDIDTDAFLTRLAEDANAGGEQP; from the coding sequence ATGACACACAGCAAATTCGGCCGAGCAGTCGTGATCGCAACGATTGCCGCAGGAAGCATGACCCTCGGGGCTTGCAACGCCAGCGGCACGGAAGACGCGGCTGGTGAGATCGTCATCACGTGCGCGACCTGCCAGGAGTCCCCCACCGACCCGTTCCTGCAGTACAACTACGAGGCGGCTCAGCGTTTCAACGAGGAGTTCGAAGGCACGTACCGCATCGAGACGCTCAGCAATGCCAACGCAGGTTCAGGGGATGAACGTCTGCAGTATTACCAGCGTCTGGCCCTTGCAGACGACCTTCCCGACGTGTTCCAGCTCAATTCTGCTGAGATCGCAGCGCTCTCCGAAACCGGGTCTCTCCACGACTTCACCGATGACCTTGCCTCCGACAGCGCATGGGCGGATTCATTCCAACCCGGCACGTTCGATGCGCTCACCGGAGCAGGCGGGGAGGTCTGGGCCATCCCACAGCAACGCGACCCCATCGGGATCTACTACAACAAGGACCTCTGGGCCGAAGCCGGCTACGACGAACTGCCCTCGACATGGAACGAATTCGAGGATGGCGCCCGAGCGATCGCAGCGACCGGCACGATCCCGCTCGCACTGGACGGCGATTGGGCGACCATGCTCATGTGGACCAACCTGATCGGTACCGCGCCAGGCGGCCAGGATTTCCTCACCGAGGGGATCGCCGGGTCGAACTACGTCGACGACGAGGCCGCATACAACGCCACCGAACGGCTCCGAGACTGGCACGTCGAGGGCCTCGTCAACTCCGACGCCTTCTCCGGCGAGTTCCAGAACGCTGCCGCAGCATACCTCTCCGGTTCGGCCGCCACGGTGCCCAACGGACCATGGTTCGTGAAGACCAACTTGCAGGGTGATGCCGCCATCGACGGCCTCTACGAATCGACCGGATACTCGGTCTCCCCCGGCTGGGACGACGGCCAGGGCCTCGTCGTCGTCTCGGGCGCAGGATGGGTCTCAGGTACCGAAGATCAGACCGAGCTCGAAGCGGTGCTCGCTTTCCTCAGATTCGTCTCATCCGAGGAAGAAGTGATTGTCCAGGCCGAGCAGACCGGAGCCAACCCGGCGGTGATTGTCGACGAGAAGGCCCTCGAAGCCGCGGATCTGGAACCGCTGTCATCCGCCCTCGTCACCGCGTCCAACGACGTGGCCCAGACCTACCCCCACGTTCGCGTTCATGGGCCGGCAGGCTTCGGCAACGCGTGGAAGAACCTGTGGCCCGCCTACGTGCAGGGCGATATCGACACCGATGCCTTCCTCACACGCCTCGCCGAGGACGCGAATGCAGGTGGCGAACAACCGTGA